One Littorina saxatilis isolate snail1 linkage group LG12, US_GU_Lsax_2.0, whole genome shotgun sequence genomic region harbors:
- the LOC138982625 gene encoding mucin-21-like, giving the protein MSATNCAAPSVVMKVGYHAARRNALGDIFESLDISKLTLQCLPTHGAGKSTSTSTSTSKSSAMPCDSRRRPLTESVEETDGASEKAHFAGSCCTASLDTNANTRVSQRKVGAKNGSRSFMQQSHNMAGTKSTSLTHKRSAPCSSEVLNGSRMSSQLTSSTTNTNTSSLTNNKVSGPVHQNDCLCQSDCMHVVPEHQASTNTTCSNLQQQHNNYNSNSSNNTKSTSIVTTSSERKNSNKPLSRCGSLSSDQNESFSSSIAHLRAKDCAKRSIVC; this is encoded by the coding sequence ATGTCAGCAACAAACTGTGCAGCTCCCTCAGTAGTGATGAAGGTGGGTTACCATGCTGCGCGCCGCAACGCTCTGGGCGACATCTTCGAGAGTCTGGACATTTCCAAACTGACCCTCCAGTGCCTTCCAACTCATGGAGCTGGAAAGagcaccagcaccagcaccagcaccagcaaGTCCAGCGCGATGCCTTGTGACTCCAGAAGACGTCCACTGACAGAGAGCGTCGAGGAGACTGACGGCGCCAGCGAGAAGGCACACTTTGCAGGAAGCTGCTGCACCGCTAGCCTGGACACTAACGCCAACACCAGGGTGTCACAGAGAAAGGTCGGCGCTAAGAATGGCAGCAGGAGCTTCATGCAGCAGTCCCACAACATGGCCGGGACAAAGTCcacctctctcacacacaaaaggTCTGCTCCTTGTTCTTCTGAGGTCCTGAACGGCAGCCGGATGTCGTCCCAGCTTACTTCTAGCACCACTAACACCAACACCAGTTCcctgaccaacaacaaagtaAGCGGTCCTGTCCACCAGAACGACTGCCTCTGCCAGTCTGACTGCATGCACGTCGTCCCAGAGCACCAGGCCAGCACCAATACTACCTGCAGCAACCTCCAGCAGCaacacaacaactacaacagcaacagcagtaaCAACACCAAATCCACCTCCATAGTCACCACTTCCTCCGAGAGGAAGAACAGTAACAAGCCACTCAGCCGTTGCGGGTCGTTGAGCAGTGACCAAAACGAGAGCTTCTCTTCTTCCATAGCTCACCTGAGGGCCAAAGACTGCGCCAAGCGATCCATCGTCTGCTAA